One genomic segment of Thermovibrio guaymasensis includes these proteins:
- the secE gene encoding preprotein translocase subunit SecE, with protein sequence MSPFQFLKEVREELSRVTWPGKEEVIEATFGVVVFCAFVAVYFWVLDLFFSNVLELIIAK encoded by the coding sequence ATGTCTCCTTTTCAATTTTTAAAGGAAGTAAGAGAGGAACTCAGTAGGGTTACGTGGCCAGGTAAAGAAGAGGTAATAGAGGCGACCTTCGGTGTAGTCGTTTTCTGTGCTTTTGTTGCAGTTTACTTCTGGGTACTTGATCTGTTCTTCTCTAATGTCCTTGAGTTAATAATCGCAAAGTAA
- the rpoB gene encoding DNA-directed RNA polymerase subunit beta, producing MGKVQKTTPTPQKERITTFPRKSFAKREEIYPVPDLLQFPFESYERFLQLNKAPHERENVGLESAFRQAFPIIDESTGVEIHYKGYEIGDWYCKCGRFQGLGGKGVVCPKCGMEVVFRPKYTPDECKERGITYSAPLRVLFELHVWQKDPKTGEKIAPIIKENKMYFGEIPLMTDRATFIINGTEKVVVSQLHRSPGLFFKNEVSKTTQVARIIDIASIIPAMGSWLEFEIPYNDILYAKIDRKRRFIGTYLLRAFGLKTDEEILSVFYGDAIETLRVENGEIVDAETGEVKKPEELTDYYLVSDVVDPETGEVIQEAYEELSTSSRKLPEGAEFKAISKKKTPYGAVIVNTLRKEKRDRVREKIEDPLIAAYVEIFRKVRPGDTATVEGARKLFESMFFSTKNYDLSRVGRAKINEKVYPKEKLEKLTKEDLKQIEWLPPLRLAEDILNEEGDIVVPKGTLITPEVALKLAAQDKEEFKVEPDYDDAGRILHKADIVGAVKALMEVHAEIRPYDDIDHLGNRRVRGVGELAEIAFKSGLFKLEKAVKEKLAVADIDSVMPQDLINPRTALNPLKEFFTLTSLCQFMDQTNPLAETTHKRRLSALGPGGLTRERAGFEVRDVHPSHYGRICPIETPEGQNIGLINSLTTYGRINWLGFLETPYRKVVNGKVTDEIVYMTADEEENYVIAQANAPVDENGYIKSDTVMARHKAEFKLVKREEVQFMDVSPKQVFSVSSSLIPFLEHDDANRALMGSNMQRQAVPLIKTEAPFVATGMEKEVALYSRSAVVAKRSGVVESVTADKIIVKVDPEEIEESGLSVDTGFDVYNLKKFQKSNQKTCINQRPIVKKGQRVKRGQIIADGPSMENGELALGKNVLVAFMPWRGYNFEDAILVSERLLKDDVYTSIHIQEFECEAVETKLGKEEITRDIPNVSESALRHLDESGIVRIGTYVKPGDILVGKVTPKGEQVLTPEEKLLQAIFGEKAKGVKDTSLRVPHGVEGVVIDVKILSRKGEEKDPRTQLIEAEEKAKLEREKQEEINLIKKDRDRKAAELILGKRVREDVYDAAGNLLISAGEEITEDKVDELVFFALRKPSIIDDEKVVEELKKIRLRAVDKIALVENIYEEKKAAIEMGHELPAGVNKKVKVYIATKRKLTIGDKMSGRHGNKGVISQIRPVEDMPFLEDGTPVDIVLNPLGVPSRMNVGQILEVHLGLAAKELGKKIERLMKEGLDKVRQEIKAIYNDERINKLIDSLSDDELREVAKKLSKGIRFESPIFDGATEEEIKALLKRAGLPETGQLTLYDGLTGEPFDQDVTVGYMYMLKLIHLADDKIHARSTGPYSLITQQPLGGKAQFGGQRFGEMEVWALEAYGAAYTLQEMLTVKSDDVEGRSRVYEAIVKGKYSFEPGLPESFNVLVRELKALALDVKFIKELEEEEGEGEVN from the coding sequence ATGGGAAAAGTTCAAAAAACCACCCCCACGCCACAAAAAGAAAGAATAACTACCTTCCCAAGAAAAAGTTTCGCAAAAAGGGAAGAGATTTATCCGGTTCCAGACCTTCTTCAGTTTCCCTTTGAGTCTTACGAAAGGTTCTTACAGTTAAACAAAGCTCCCCATGAAAGGGAAAATGTAGGTCTTGAGTCTGCATTTAGACAGGCTTTCCCGATTATTGATGAATCAACGGGAGTTGAGATTCACTATAAAGGATACGAAATCGGTGACTGGTACTGTAAGTGTGGAAGGTTTCAGGGGCTTGGCGGAAAAGGAGTTGTCTGCCCCAAGTGTGGAATGGAAGTTGTGTTCAGACCTAAGTACACTCCCGATGAGTGTAAGGAGAGGGGAATTACTTACAGTGCTCCTTTAAGGGTTCTCTTTGAGCTACACGTATGGCAAAAGGATCCAAAGACGGGAGAGAAGATAGCTCCAATCATCAAAGAAAATAAGATGTACTTTGGGGAAATTCCCCTTATGACCGATAGGGCCACCTTCATAATCAACGGAACCGAGAAGGTGGTCGTAAGTCAGCTCCACCGTTCTCCAGGTCTGTTCTTTAAAAACGAAGTTTCAAAGACAACCCAGGTTGCAAGGATTATTGATATAGCAAGCATTATCCCTGCAATGGGATCCTGGCTTGAGTTTGAAATTCCTTACAACGATATTCTCTACGCAAAGATAGATAGGAAGAGAAGGTTTATCGGTACTTACCTTCTTAGGGCTTTTGGCCTTAAGACTGATGAAGAGATATTGAGCGTCTTCTACGGTGATGCTATAGAGACTCTCAGGGTGGAGAATGGCGAAATAGTTGACGCTGAAACTGGAGAGGTTAAGAAACCTGAGGAACTTACAGATTATTACCTGGTTTCAGACGTAGTTGATCCTGAAACTGGAGAGGTTATTCAGGAGGCCTACGAGGAGCTCTCAACGAGTTCAAGGAAACTTCCTGAAGGAGCCGAGTTTAAAGCAATAAGTAAGAAGAAGACTCCATACGGAGCCGTAATAGTTAATACCCTTAGAAAAGAGAAAAGGGATAGGGTTCGCGAGAAGATAGAGGACCCTCTCATTGCCGCTTACGTTGAGATCTTCAGGAAGGTTCGTCCTGGGGATACTGCAACTGTTGAAGGAGCGAGGAAGCTCTTTGAATCAATGTTCTTCAGCACTAAGAACTACGACCTATCAAGGGTTGGTAGGGCCAAAATTAACGAAAAGGTCTATCCAAAGGAGAAGTTAGAAAAATTAACCAAAGAAGACCTTAAACAGATAGAGTGGTTACCTCCTCTAAGGCTTGCAGAGGACATCCTTAACGAAGAAGGAGACATCGTTGTTCCTAAGGGAACCTTAATAACCCCTGAAGTTGCCCTTAAACTTGCCGCTCAGGATAAGGAAGAGTTTAAAGTAGAGCCAGATTACGATGATGCTGGAAGGATTCTCCACAAGGCGGATATTGTAGGTGCAGTTAAGGCTTTAATGGAAGTTCATGCTGAAATCCGTCCCTACGACGACATTGACCACCTCGGAAACAGAAGGGTAAGGGGTGTTGGAGAGCTTGCAGAGATAGCCTTTAAATCGGGACTCTTTAAGCTTGAAAAAGCGGTAAAGGAGAAGTTGGCAGTTGCAGATATTGATTCTGTAATGCCTCAGGACTTAATAAATCCAAGGACTGCCCTCAATCCCCTTAAGGAGTTCTTCACTTTAACCTCCCTTTGCCAGTTTATGGACCAGACGAACCCCCTTGCCGAGACGACCCACAAGAGGAGGCTTTCTGCTCTAGGTCCTGGTGGACTAACGAGGGAAAGGGCAGGATTTGAGGTCCGTGACGTTCACCCCTCACACTACGGAAGGATCTGTCCAATTGAGACTCCCGAAGGCCAGAACATCGGTCTTATTAACTCACTTACAACTTACGGAAGGATTAACTGGCTCGGCTTTTTAGAGACTCCTTATAGGAAAGTTGTTAACGGAAAGGTTACTGATGAAATCGTTTACATGACTGCCGACGAGGAGGAGAACTACGTAATAGCTCAGGCTAACGCTCCTGTTGATGAGAACGGCTACATTAAGTCTGATACTGTAATGGCCCGCCATAAGGCGGAGTTTAAGCTGGTTAAGAGGGAAGAAGTCCAGTTCATGGACGTTTCTCCAAAGCAGGTATTTTCCGTTTCTTCTTCGTTAATTCCATTCCTTGAGCACGACGACGCAAACAGGGCCCTTATGGGTTCTAACATGCAGCGTCAGGCAGTTCCGCTCATTAAGACAGAGGCTCCCTTTGTTGCAACTGGAATGGAGAAAGAGGTTGCACTCTACAGCCGTAGTGCTGTAGTTGCCAAGCGTTCAGGTGTTGTAGAGAGCGTTACTGCAGACAAGATAATTGTCAAGGTTGATCCAGAGGAGATTGAGGAGAGCGGTCTTTCTGTTGATACCGGATTTGACGTTTACAACCTCAAGAAGTTCCAGAAGTCAAACCAGAAAACCTGTATAAACCAGAGGCCAATAGTTAAGAAGGGTCAGAGGGTTAAGAGAGGTCAGATTATCGCCGACGGACCTTCAATGGAAAATGGAGAGCTGGCCCTCGGTAAGAACGTCCTTGTAGCCTTCATGCCGTGGAGAGGTTACAACTTTGAGGACGCCATCTTAGTTAGCGAAAGGCTCTTGAAGGACGACGTCTATACCTCTATACACATTCAGGAGTTTGAGTGTGAAGCAGTAGAGACGAAGTTAGGAAAAGAGGAAATTACCAGAGACATTCCTAATGTTTCTGAGTCGGCCCTTAGGCACCTTGATGAGTCTGGAATAGTTAGGATTGGAACTTACGTTAAGCCTGGAGATATTCTCGTCGGAAAGGTTACTCCTAAAGGTGAGCAGGTCTTAACTCCTGAGGAGAAACTCCTTCAGGCAATCTTTGGAGAGAAGGCTAAAGGAGTTAAGGATACCTCCTTAAGGGTTCCCCACGGAGTTGAGGGAGTTGTAATTGACGTAAAGATCCTCTCTAGGAAAGGAGAGGAGAAGGATCCTAGAACTCAGCTTATTGAGGCTGAAGAGAAGGCAAAGCTTGAGAGGGAAAAGCAGGAAGAGATTAACCTTATTAAAAAGGACAGGGATAGGAAGGCGGCTGAGCTTATTCTCGGTAAGAGGGTAAGAGAGGACGTTTACGATGCTGCTGGAAACCTCTTAATCTCCGCTGGTGAGGAAATTACAGAGGATAAAGTTGATGAGCTTGTCTTCTTTGCCCTCAGGAAGCCTTCAATAATTGACGATGAGAAAGTAGTTGAGGAGCTTAAGAAGATTAGGCTCAGGGCCGTTGATAAGATTGCCTTAGTGGAGAACATCTACGAAGAGAAGAAGGCAGCAATTGAGATGGGTCATGAGCTGCCGGCAGGCGTTAACAAGAAGGTTAAGGTTTACATAGCCACAAAGCGTAAGCTGACGATCGGTGATAAGATGTCAGGTCGCCACGGAAACAAAGGTGTTATTTCCCAAATTAGGCCTGTTGAGGATATGCCCTTCCTTGAGGATGGAACTCCTGTAGACATTGTTCTTAACCCTCTCGGCGTTCCCTCACGTATGAACGTTGGACAGATACTTGAAGTTCACCTTGGGCTTGCTGCTAAAGAGCTTGGAAAGAAGATAGAGAGGTTGATGAAAGAAGGTTTAGATAAGGTTCGTCAGGAGATTAAGGCTATCTACAACGATGAGAGGATTAACAAGCTGATTGATAGCCTTTCTGATGATGAGCTTAGAGAGGTTGCTAAGAAACTCTCTAAGGGAATCAGGTTTGAGTCTCCGATATTTGACGGAGCTACAGAGGAGGAGATTAAAGCTCTACTTAAGAGGGCAGGGCTTCCTGAAACAGGACAGCTTACCCTCTACGATGGATTAACCGGAGAGCCTTTTGACCAGGACGTTACAGTTGGTTATATGTACATGCTCAAGCTAATTCACCTTGCTGACGATAAGATTCACGCCCGTTCAACGGGTCCTTACTCCCTCATTACACAGCAGCCTCTCGGTGGTAAGGCTCAGTTTGGAGGACAGAGGTTCGGTGAGATGGAGGTGTGGGCACTTGAAGCTTACGGTGCAGCCTACACCCTCCAGGAGATGCTAACCGTCAAGTCTGACGATGTTGAAGGACGTTCAAGAGTTTACGAGGCAATTGTTAAAGGTAAGTACTCCTTTGAGCCGGGACTTCCTGAGTCCTTCAACGTTCTTGTTAGAGAACTCAAAGCTCTCGCCCTTGACGTTAAGTTCATAAAGGAGCTTGAGGAAGAAGAGGGCGAAGGAGAGGTTAACTAA
- the nusG gene encoding transcription termination/antitermination protein NusG, protein MAEKKWYSLHVQSGFEHRVKANIMKALKEAGLEDKVEEIFIPAVEKVVFKVKGKEKGELPLRAEEPKVFEVEGEDGKKVVFRVEDGKVWVEECQCEKKKCEPEKPIEKIGQKIKCPENKVEAKIELRDRLYPGYIFIKADLNEDLQGIIRRVPRVLGFVSAGGRPVIVPEREIQAIRERIKKGVPKVRKLKYDIGDKVKIKEGPFIGFEGTISEIDPEHGKLIVLVNIFDRQTPVELEFDQVEKIS, encoded by the coding sequence ATGGCAGAGAAAAAGTGGTACAGCCTTCACGTTCAGTCAGGCTTTGAGCACAGGGTAAAGGCTAATATAATGAAGGCTCTTAAAGAGGCAGGTCTTGAGGATAAGGTTGAGGAGATTTTCATTCCGGCAGTTGAGAAGGTTGTTTTTAAGGTAAAAGGTAAGGAAAAGGGGGAGCTCCCTTTAAGAGCTGAGGAACCAAAGGTTTTTGAAGTAGAAGGTGAGGATGGAAAGAAGGTCGTTTTTAGAGTTGAGGATGGAAAAGTTTGGGTTGAAGAGTGTCAGTGTGAGAAGAAGAAGTGTGAGCCGGAGAAACCTATAGAGAAGATAGGACAGAAGATAAAGTGTCCTGAAAATAAAGTTGAGGCTAAAATTGAGCTCCGCGACCGTCTTTACCCAGGCTACATCTTTATAAAGGCTGACCTTAACGAAGACCTTCAGGGGATAATAAGGAGAGTTCCTAGGGTTTTAGGCTTTGTAAGTGCAGGTGGAAGGCCCGTTATCGTTCCTGAGAGAGAGATTCAGGCAATTAGGGAGAGGATTAAGAAGGGAGTTCCGAAAGTTAGGAAGCTTAAGTACGATATCGGAGACAAGGTTAAAATCAAAGAGGGGCCATTTATTGGCTTTGAAGGGACAATTTCAGAGATTGACCCTGAGCATGGAAAGCTTATAGTTTTGGTGAACATTTTTGATAGGCAAACTCCGGTTGAACTTGAGTTTGACCAAGTAGAGAAAATAAGTTAA
- the rplJ gene encoding 50S ribosomal protein L10 produces the protein MKTRKYKEQIAKELKEKFEKASLVVLTNFQGMTVAETNQLRRKLREAGAEYKVVKNTLMRYAYPGTPVEQIKDAFVGPTGIVFAYEDIVSAAKALKEFMKGEGKEEPKLKFKAAVVEGKVADFEMINQLAELPSREELLGQLAFTLKYPVNAMAWSLENLFTKLVAVLENVKSEKEGAA, from the coding sequence TTGAAAACGAGGAAATATAAAGAACAGATAGCAAAGGAACTTAAGGAGAAGTTTGAAAAGGCTTCCCTTGTTGTCCTTACAAACTTTCAAGGTATGACTGTTGCTGAAACAAACCAGTTAAGGCGTAAGCTAAGGGAAGCAGGTGCCGAATATAAGGTAGTAAAGAACACCCTTATGAGGTATGCATACCCTGGAACTCCTGTTGAGCAGATTAAGGACGCCTTTGTAGGACCTACAGGAATTGTCTTTGCATATGAGGATATCGTTTCTGCTGCCAAAGCTCTCAAGGAGTTCATGAAGGGAGAAGGTAAGGAGGAGCCTAAACTCAAGTTTAAGGCAGCCGTTGTTGAGGGTAAGGTTGCTGACTTTGAAATGATTAATCAGCTTGCTGAACTTCCATCAAGGGAAGAGCTCCTCGGTCAGCTTGCCTTTACCCTTAAGTACCCTGTTAACGCTATGGCGTGGAGCCTTGAAAACCTATTTACAAAGCTTGTTGCAGTCCTTGAAAACGTTAAGTCTGAAAAAGAAGGAGCAGCTTAA
- the rpmG gene encoding 50S ribosomal protein L33: MAKKGPREVIQLACTECKRRNYSTTKNKRNTPDRLELRKYCPWCNKHTLHREVK, encoded by the coding sequence ATGGCAAAGAAAGGACCCCGTGAAGTAATACAGCTTGCCTGTACTGAGTGTAAGAGAAGGAACTACTCTACAACAAAGAATAAGAGGAATACTCCGGACAGACTTGAACTGAGGAAGTACTGTCCTTGGTGCAATAAACATACCTTGCACAGAGAGGTGAAGTAG
- the rplK gene encoding 50S ribosomal protein L11, translating to MAKKVVAEVKLQLPAGEATPAPPVGPALGQHGVNIMEFVKAFNAATADKKGLVIPVIITIYADRSFDFVLKTPPASVLIKKAAGIEKGAHMPKREWVGQITKEQLRQIAETKMPDLNCYDIETAMKIIKGTAENMGVKVVD from the coding sequence ATGGCAAAGAAGGTAGTAGCTGAAGTAAAGCTGCAGCTACCTGCCGGAGAGGCCACTCCAGCGCCACCAGTAGGACCGGCTCTCGGTCAGCACGGCGTTAACATTATGGAGTTCGTTAAGGCCTTCAACGCGGCAACTGCAGACAAGAAAGGTTTAGTAATTCCTGTAATTATCACAATCTACGCAGATCGTTCCTTTGACTTCGTCCTCAAAACTCCACCGGCTTCAGTTCTCATCAAGAAGGCTGCCGGTATTGAGAAGGGAGCTCACATGCCAAAGAGGGAGTGGGTAGGACAGATTACAAAGGAGCAGCTCAGGCAGATTGCAGAGACAAAGATGCCTGACCTTAACTGTTACGACATTGAAACTGCAATGAAGATCATTAAGGGAACCGCTGAGAACATGGGAGTTAAGGTAGTTGACTAA
- the rplA gene encoding 50S ribosomal protein L1 yields the protein MPKHGKKYMNALALVDRKKLYPLKEALELVKKMADVTKRNFDQTVEMAVRLNVDPKYQDQMVRGSVVLPHGLGKERKVAVIAQGEKLNEAKEAGADFVGGDDLIQKIQQGWLDFDVLIATPDMMGKVGRLGRILGPRGLMPNPKTGTVTFDVAKAVKEAKSGKVDFKVEKAGIVHAPIGKVSFDAEKLYENAVALMKAILAAKPSGAKGQYIKTIAVAATMDPGVKVDVFDAVNAAQQAE from the coding sequence ATGCCAAAGCACGGAAAGAAGTATATGAACGCTCTAGCTCTGGTTGACAGGAAAAAGCTCTATCCACTTAAGGAAGCTTTAGAGCTTGTTAAGAAGATGGCTGACGTTACAAAGAGGAACTTTGACCAAACTGTTGAAATGGCCGTAAGGTTAAACGTTGATCCGAAGTACCAAGACCAAATGGTTAGGGGAAGCGTTGTTCTGCCCCACGGTTTAGGAAAGGAGAGGAAAGTAGCTGTAATTGCTCAAGGTGAGAAGTTGAACGAGGCTAAGGAGGCCGGCGCTGATTTCGTAGGTGGTGATGACCTTATTCAGAAAATTCAGCAGGGTTGGTTAGACTTTGACGTCCTAATTGCTACTCCTGACATGATGGGTAAGGTCGGTAGACTTGGTAGAATCCTCGGTCCAAGGGGATTGATGCCTAACCCGAAGACGGGAACTGTTACTTTTGACGTAGCTAAAGCAGTAAAAGAAGCAAAGAGCGGTAAGGTAGACTTTAAGGTTGAAAAAGCTGGTATCGTTCACGCTCCGATAGGAAAGGTTTCTTTTGACGCTGAAAAACTCTATGAGAACGCAGTAGCCCTTATGAAGGCAATCTTGGCTGCTAAACCTTCAGGTGCTAAAGGACAGTACATTAAGACGATTGCTGTAGCTGCAACGATGGATCCTGGTGTTAAAGTTGACGTTTTTGATGCAGTTAACGCTGCACAGCAAGCAGAATAG
- the rplL gene encoding 50S ribosomal protein L7/L12, which translates to MTKEQIIEAIKNMTVLELVDLINAIKEEFGVSDMPVVAAGAVAAPGAAGGAAAEEKTEFDVILKSPGAKKINVIKVVREITGLGLKEAKELVDNAPKPVKEGVSKEEAEEIKKKLEEAGAEVEIK; encoded by the coding sequence ATCACAAAAGAGCAGATCATTGAAGCTATCAAGAACATGACTGTACTTGAGCTAGTTGACCTCATCAACGCTATTAAAGAGGAGTTTGGCGTTTCAGACATGCCTGTAGTTGCCGCAGGTGCTGTTGCAGCTCCAGGTGCTGCTGGTGGAGCGGCTGCTGAGGAGAAGACTGAGTTTGACGTTATCCTCAAGTCTCCAGGTGCTAAGAAGATCAACGTTATTAAGGTTGTAAGAGAGATTACAGGACTTGGCCTTAAGGAAGCTAAGGAGCTTGTAGATAACGCTCCAAAGCCAGTTAAGGAAGGGGTTTCCAAGGAAGAAGCTGAGGAGATCAAAAAGAAGCTTGAAGAGGCTGGAGCCGAAGTAGAAATTAAGTAA